The nucleotide window CTCGTGGACGCCAAAACCGGCGCTACACGCGACGTGCCCGGCCAGCGCGCGTTTGATGTTGGGCCGGAGTACTCGCCCGACGGCACGCGGCTCGCCGTGCAGTGGTATCGACACGGCACGTTCAACAGCGATGCGTCTCTCGTCGCGATGCCGGTCCGCGGCGGCGCCGGCCGTCTCTTGATGCCGGCCGTGGACCGCAACATCGATTGGTACCGCTGGCAGCCGGCAGCCGGCGGCGGGCTCTATGCGAGCGGCGACGACGGCCCGCGCGTCTCGCTGTGGTTCGCATCGTCGAGCGGGAGTGTTCGAAAGGTAGATCTGGGCGACGTCGTTTTCGGCAACGATGCCGACGTGGCATCAAACGGCGCGGTAGCGTTCGTCGGGACCACACCACGCGATCCCGTCGAACTGTACTACCTTTCTTCGGCAGGTGCGCGTCCGCGGAAATTGACCGCGCTGAACGCTCCGATCGCGTCGCTCACGCTTGGTGCGATGCGAGAGATCACCTGGAAGGGGCCGAACGGATTTGCCGAAGATGGCATCTTGACGACGCCCCCGGGATTTTCACCATCGAGGCGGTATCCGATGGTCGTCAACGTACACGGCGGCCCTCAAGGCGCTGACGGCCTTGCATTCGATGAGCTCGATCAGCTCTTGGCCGCCGGCGGCTTCGTCGTGTTCCAGCCGAACTACCGCGGCAGCACGAATCTCGGCGATGCGTATCAGCACGCGATCTATCGCGACGGCGGTGACGGGCCTGGAAAGGACGTCATGGCCGGCGTGGCAGCGGTGGAGCGGTTGGGATTTGTGGATTCTACCCGCCTATCGGTCTCCGGCTGGTCCTACGGCGGATACATGACCTCTTGGCTGAGCGGTCACTACCCGGTCTGGAAGGCTGCGATAGAAGGAGCGGCACTCGACTACTATCCGCTCGACTACACGATCGCCTGGTATCAGCGAGGTGACGCGCAAGATTTCTTCGGCGGCGGCCCGTACGATCCGAAAACCGCGGCGATGTGGATCGAACAATCGCCGCTCACCTACGCGAAGTACGTCAAGGCGCCCACGCTGATCCTCGCCGATACGGGCGACGCGAACGTGCCGATCGTGAACTCGTATATGATGTACCACGCGCTGGCCGACTACGGCGTGACCGTGCAGTTCGTCGCATACCCGGTGCAGTCGCATTTCCCGGATGACCCCGTTCTCGTGTCCGATGTCTACCGGCGCTGGGTCGAGTGGCTGACGAAGTATGCGCACTAGGGTATTGAGGGGCGCCTGCGAATACGTTGACACTCCTTCGGCCGAAGTGGCGGAACTGGCAGACGCACGCGACTCAAAATCGCGCGAGGCAACCCCTCATGTGGGTTCGATTCCCACCTTCGGCAAGTGCGACAATTTCAACAGGCGTTTCGACTCGCAATCCGAGGTGTGACCGCGTGCCTCGTATAACGTTCGCGGCACGAGCGCGTTCGAAGAGAGAGAAGAGAGAGCGGCAGCTTTGAGTCACGATCAGGATCAGAACAAGTTAGATGGCGGCTTTTGGCGAGCCGTCATCGTCATGGGAATCATCAGCGCCCTCGGGATGTGGGGCATTGTCGTATTTCCTATTGAAGACTATCTGAAGGAAGCCGCGCAGCAGGCCGCCGACATCGATTGGCTGTTCAAGTTCATGGCGTTCTTCAGCGTGCCGATCCTCGTCTACGTGAACGGTTTCATCATCTATTTCGTGGTCCGATACCGCAAGCGGGCGTCGGATTCGATTCAGGCGACCGGCTCGCCGATCCACGATCATGCCGGTCTGGAGACGTGGTGGACCATCATTCCGGCGGCGCTCATGCTGGCGCTCGGTCTGCTGAGCTACAATGTGCTGCCGAAATACTACGGCGCGCAGGCGGCAACCGTCACGATGGAAGCGATCGGCCACAAGTGGGATTACGAATTTCGCTACCCTGGGCTCACGCAATCGGTCTACAACGATCTCTATCTTCCGATAAACGTCCCCGTCACCATCGACATAACGTCGGCCGAAGCGCGCGCAGATGACGCGGTCATCCATTCCTTCTGGGTTCCGGAATTCCGCATCAAACAAGACATGGTGCCGGGCATGGTCGTGCCGATTCATTTCACGCCCAATCGCCCCGGAACGTACCGAATCATCTGCACCGAGTTCTGCGGGGTCGGGCATTCGCATATGTGGGGGAGCGTTCACATCGTCTCGCAAGCGGAATTCGACGCCTGGTTCGCGGCGCAACAGAAGCAGGGTGCGAGCGGCGGTCCGCGCATCAACGTCGCGACCGGCGATGCCGGCGCCGGCCAAGCGCTTTTCCAACAGAAGTGCTCAGTATGTCACAATGCGGCGCCGTTCGACCAGCGCAAAGTCGGGCCGGGCCTGGCAGATATTTTCGACGATCCGCAACACCCGACGCTCGTCGACGCGAAGAAGGCTAACCCCGCCGATGTGGCCGAGATTTTGGAAAAGGGGTACACGGGCAGCATGGGATCGATGCCGAACATGCAGGCCAACGGATTATCGAGCACGGACATCGCAAATCTCATAGCCTACTTGAAGACGCTTCACAAATGAAGAGGACGAACTAAAGTACATGGCTGTCGTCGAAGTCTCCCACGCAACGAGCGACCACATCCATCCGCCGCCGGAGACGTTCGTCCAGAAATACGTGTTCAGCTTCGATCACAAAGTGATCGCGGTGCAGTATTTCATCACCACCGGGTTGTTCTTCGTCTTGGCCGGGTTGCTCGCGGAGCTCATGCGTGCGCAGCTCGCCGGCCCTAACAATCACGTGCTGAGCGTGACGATGTACAATCAGGCGTACAGCGTGCACGGGTCGGCGATGGTGTGGCTCGTCATCATTCCGGTGCTGACGGGCGCGTTCGGCAACTTGATCATGCCGCTGCAGATCGGCGCTCGCGACGTCGCGTTCCCGTGGCTCAACATGTTCAGCTTCTGGCTGTTCCCGCCGGCCGGCATCCTGCTCTTCGGAAGTTTTCTCCTCGGAGCGCCAGAAGCCGGTTGGACCGAATACCCCCCGATCAGCCTGCAAGAACCGGCCGGAACGAGCATGTGGTGCGCGGCCATCTTTCTCGTGGGTGTGTCGAGCACGATC belongs to Candidatus Eremiobacteraceae bacterium and includes:
- the coxB gene encoding cytochrome c oxidase subunit II; amino-acid sequence: MSHDQDQNKLDGGFWRAVIVMGIISALGMWGIVVFPIEDYLKEAAQQAADIDWLFKFMAFFSVPILVYVNGFIIYFVVRYRKRASDSIQATGSPIHDHAGLETWWTIIPAALMLALGLLSYNVLPKYYGAQAATVTMEAIGHKWDYEFRYPGLTQSVYNDLYLPINVPVTIDITSAEARADDAVIHSFWVPEFRIKQDMVPGMVVPIHFTPNRPGTYRIICTEFCGVGHSHMWGSVHIVSQAEFDAWFAAQQKQGASGGPRINVATGDAGAGQALFQQKCSVCHNAAPFDQRKVGPGLADIFDDPQHPTLVDAKKANPADVAEILEKGYTGSMGSMPNMQANGLSSTDIANLIAYLKTLHK
- a CDS encoding S9 family peptidase, which produces MNVRNGAFCLAIMIAFGAPAVARPFELTDMRRVVDISNPVLSPNGAQIAAVVARVNWSQDRRDDSLVLFDVASGAQRTLTRDREGVSSPLWSPSGDRIAFIADDADGTAQIYAMPMAGGDAVQVTKSHDDVEQFAWRPDGARIAFVTRDVPDNDSSTTHLDAFDVGDNDYMIKSSSPPSHLWLAAPDGSWSKRLTSGTWSISSLDGGAGSGFSWSPDGRTIAITRLPNAVYGDSDPATVALVDAKTGATRDVPGQRAFDVGPEYSPDGTRLAVQWYRHGTFNSDASLVAMPVRGGAGRLLMPAVDRNIDWYRWQPAAGGGLYASGDDGPRVSLWFASSSGSVRKVDLGDVVFGNDADVASNGAVAFVGTTPRDPVELYYLSSAGARPRKLTALNAPIASLTLGAMREITWKGPNGFAEDGILTTPPGFSPSRRYPMVVNVHGGPQGADGLAFDELDQLLAAGGFVVFQPNYRGSTNLGDAYQHAIYRDGGDGPGKDVMAGVAAVERLGFVDSTRLSVSGWSYGGYMTSWLSGHYPVWKAAIEGAALDYYPLDYTIAWYQRGDAQDFFGGGPYDPKTAAMWIEQSPLTYAKYVKAPTLILADTGDANVPIVNSYMMYHALADYGVTVQFVAYPVQSHFPDDPVLVSDVYRRWVEWLTKYAH